ATGGTAGCAGGGGAAGAATTTGAACTTGCGACCTTCGGGTTATGAGCCCGTCTGTCAGAGTATTCTCTCATTTACCCAGAAGTAGCCCTGATTTATGATATAGCCTTGTAATTACTGGTGATATTGATAGATTATTTGGTCAGATGTGTCAACTAGTATCCCTCATTTACCCATAAATTGGTTGGGTATATGGTTGGGTAAAATGAAATCTGAACCAAAGAGCATCAATGCCAAGAGCTGTTCGAGTTCAAACAGATTATAAGGGTGTCTCATACGTTGAGAAGAATGATGAGAGGATCTTCTACATCACCTACCGTAGGCCTGAGAGCCGAAAACTATATGAAGAGAAGGTAGGAAGGAAGTCTCAAGGCTGGACACCCGCAAGGTGTGCTTCAGAACGTGCCAAAAGAATGGCCGGGCAATCTCAGACAAATGAAGAGAAACGCCAAGCTAGTAAAGTAGCGAGGTTGGCTGAATCAGAGAAACCGACGATAGACCGACTGTGGGAGCTTTACCTTGAAACAAAGGGTAGTTCTCTAAAAGGCGTCAACACTGATAAGAACCGCTATGATTTACATATCAAGAACACATTTGGTAAAAAGACTCCACAGGAATTGGCTCCACTTGATGTAGACAAACTGCACCTAGATCTGCTTAAAGAGCACAGCAGCAAAACAGTGAGCAATGTTCTGGAATTACTCCGGAGGATTATCAACTTTGGAGTCCGCAAGAAACTCTGCCCGGCACTGGACTGGACGATTCAATTACCAAAAGCTGATCCTGACTCTGAGAGGATTGAAATACTGTCTGATGAGCAGTTTAGAGAGCTTCACAAAGTTTGGGATGACTATCCTGACCAACATATCGCCCACCTTCACCAGTTCATTGCCTGGACTGGCTCTCGAGCCTCAGAACCACTAAAGCTGCTTTGGACGGATGTTGATTTCAATCAACGTCTTTACACAAAGCGAGATACGAAAAGCGGGAAGTCCATCATCTTTCCAATGAGTGAGAAGTTACATTACATTCTACAGCAACAACGAGAATTGCTTGAGGACTCTCCAGAGGCAATGCAGACCAGCAGGTTTGTATTTCCGGGTCCTGCAGGAGGTCAACGCAAACTGGATTCATACCTCCGTCACTTCCGTAGGATACGAGATCTAGCAGGGATACCTGAAGACTACCGGCCAAATTACTGCCTGAGAGATACGGTGGCCTCAAGGCTCTTGTCTTCCGGTGCTACTCTTGATGAAGTTGCGTATCAATTAGGTCACTCGCCAGGCTCCCCAATGACACGCCGCTATGCCCGATTTTTGGAATCTGCTCAAAGAGGGATTGCCGATCGGACCCAGAGGGTGATGGATGAGATGTTGAACTGATGTATTTTGAGTACCCAAAAACCTTACCTTTTTGTCCCGCTTTAGAACTAAGATTTTAGTCCTCCCGATAAGACTTTATCATTGTCAGTGAATGCCCCTAAGTCACTCACTCCGGATAACCATTGGACATTTTAGAAATTCCCTATAACTATTGGTTGTCAGCTAGTGTCTTGTAGTCCTGGCTAGGCGAAGTTGATCTTCATATCGGCTTTGGCAGCCTGGTGTAAGCGTTGATTCTGCTGGGTTGCAGACACTAATCCATCGTTAACTCCAAAAAGCCTCCGTTTCTGATGCCAAAGAATCCCGACTCCTCCAGATATCTTGAACTTCCTCATTCCAGTGCCTATCAACGCCACAGTATTGAAGAAATTCAGCATGGACGCACCTTTGTAGATCGACACTACTATCGTGTGTTGCTCGATTCGATGGTTAACGATCTGTATGATCCGAAGCGAAAACAACTCAAACTATTAGAAGAAGTTTGGTCAGCTGCAGAAAATCCTGAGACCTCAAAACCAGACTAAAAAAAGAACCTGATTTAACCCGGACCTGCTAAATGACTTTTTGCCAACCTTAAGAGCATCTCCCTTCAATTAAACGAACTCTCGCAGATTAACTAAAAGCCCTACTTCGCATACCTACTTATTCCTGTTTTGCCCAAACATTATTGATTGTCCTCAAGAGACTGGATGAATCTTAGAGGTACACGTCGATCAATAAGGTCCAAAGTGAGTTCGAAATGAAGCTGGAATCAATGAGAACAAAAGAAAGGATCTACAAATGACTCAGAAGATGTCCTTGCTGGATGCTGTGCCCAACTCAGAGGGGAACTTAGAAGAAGCAGCACTGCTTCACGCCTATGATCAAAGCTGGCAACTGTATGTAAGAGCCTGTGATCTCAGACCAGTCTCTGATATGGATGAAACCAGGCGCATAGATTATGAGAATTCGAGAGACCGAGAGCAAGAAGATGAACGTAAAAAAGACCTCTGGCAAATGCTGCAATATGCCGCAGGATTTCAGCATCTGATTGCTTCAAAGGGCGAACAGGTCATTCCATTACCCTACTGGAACCTGATCCTGTGGAAGAGCCTTCCCGTTTTTCACTTCATAGTTAACGGACGTGACTATGCTTACACGACACCCGTCAATAACCTGTTGGTTGAGAGTACCTTTGCAAGCCTGGCTGAGCCAATCTCTGCAGAAACAGTTTTGAAGCTCCAGACCGATTTGCCTTTTGAGAACTTGCAAAAAGCTTTTGCTGAAATGGTTCGGCAGGGATGGCTCAAAGCGGGGGCTG
Above is a window of SAR324 cluster bacterium DNA encoding:
- a CDS encoding site-specific integrase, which encodes MPRAVRVQTDYKGVSYVEKNDERIFYITYRRPESRKLYEEKVGRKSQGWTPARCASERAKRMAGQSQTNEEKRQASKVARLAESEKPTIDRLWELYLETKGSSLKGVNTDKNRYDLHIKNTFGKKTPQELAPLDVDKLHLDLLKEHSSKTVSNVLELLRRIINFGVRKKLCPALDWTIQLPKADPDSERIEILSDEQFRELHKVWDDYPDQHIAHLHQFIAWTGSRASEPLKLLWTDVDFNQRLYTKRDTKSGKSIIFPMSEKLHYILQQQRELLEDSPEAMQTSRFVFPGPAGGQRKLDSYLRHFRRIRDLAGIPEDYRPNYCLRDTVASRLLSSGATLDEVAYQLGHSPGSPMTRRYARFLESAQRGIADRTQRVMDEMLN